In Gulosibacter molinativorax, a single window of DNA contains:
- a CDS encoding CgeB family protein, whose translation MSEQNRAAKWRRALWHLRDGGIQRVKEWQRRERANENLPRSTELVGPVKNGKTKSEKPTLADKIPDYIPVDLPLTFPDIRVGVIMDDFSLSAWSHEFETVELTPKWWRQQIEKTPIDLLFVESAWHGNHGQWDFKLTGSNAPSPELRALVSYCNVQKIPTVFWNKEDPPHFDDFLDTARLFDAVFTSDANTLPEYREELEHDRIGVMSFAAAPAIHNPIRIPSVHQKRDVAFAGMYFAHKFPERRAQMDMLLGAANDVSGRMNKGLEIYSRFEGGDARYQFPKPLNKRVRGGLTYQKMLTAYRLHKVFLNVNSVTDSPSMCARRVFEITASGTPVVSAPSVAIPQFFPQDEVPVVDGKQEAGWLLRALVNSPHMRDRMVHKAQRRIWGNHTYAHRATQVLKAAGIEFPKDAVDPKPVTVMVSTNRPYQVDHVLRTVADQVGVPVQLAMLTHNFSINAREFKSKARDLGLENVILTSATNDVTLGGCLNRLVQMSDGEIIAKFDDDDYYGKYYLLDSSNALRFTNADLIGKQAVYVYLAAQDAMVLRSSEREHRWTTFLAGPTFVGPASTYRAIPFPQATRGEDSQFLKDLTNRGGRAYSSDRFNFIQQRGKQAHTWQVNDLEVLANSRVESYGINRQHSFV comes from the coding sequence GTGTCGGAGCAGAATCGGGCCGCCAAATGGCGTAGAGCACTTTGGCACCTCCGTGACGGCGGAATCCAGCGAGTCAAGGAGTGGCAGCGTCGCGAGCGGGCAAATGAGAACCTGCCGCGGAGTACCGAACTAGTCGGTCCTGTTAAGAATGGTAAGACGAAGAGCGAAAAACCGACCCTCGCAGACAAGATCCCCGACTACATTCCGGTCGATTTGCCGCTGACGTTCCCCGATATCCGAGTCGGGGTGATCATGGATGACTTCTCGCTCTCGGCGTGGAGTCACGAGTTCGAGACTGTCGAGCTCACACCGAAGTGGTGGCGGCAGCAGATAGAGAAGACACCGATCGACCTCCTCTTCGTTGAGTCGGCTTGGCACGGTAACCACGGTCAGTGGGACTTTAAGCTCACGGGGTCGAACGCACCGAGCCCTGAACTGCGTGCGCTCGTCTCATACTGCAACGTGCAAAAGATCCCCACGGTGTTCTGGAACAAAGAAGACCCACCCCACTTCGACGACTTCCTCGACACGGCCAGGCTTTTTGATGCCGTATTCACGAGCGATGCCAATACGCTCCCGGAGTACCGTGAAGAACTCGAACACGACCGCATCGGGGTAATGAGCTTCGCCGCGGCACCTGCAATCCATAACCCGATTCGTATCCCGTCAGTGCACCAGAAGCGCGACGTTGCGTTCGCGGGCATGTACTTCGCACACAAGTTCCCCGAGCGCCGCGCGCAGATGGACATGCTGCTTGGAGCGGCCAACGACGTCTCAGGACGGATGAACAAGGGCCTCGAAATCTACTCAAGGTTCGAAGGCGGGGATGCTCGTTACCAGTTCCCCAAGCCGCTGAACAAGCGCGTGCGCGGCGGGTTAACGTACCAAAAGATGCTCACCGCGTATCGGCTACACAAAGTGTTCCTCAACGTCAACTCCGTGACCGACAGTCCGAGCATGTGTGCACGTCGCGTCTTCGAAATCACCGCGTCAGGAACACCGGTTGTTTCAGCGCCGAGCGTCGCGATCCCGCAGTTCTTCCCGCAAGACGAAGTCCCCGTGGTGGACGGGAAACAAGAAGCAGGCTGGCTGCTCCGTGCACTCGTCAACTCGCCTCACATGCGGGATCGCATGGTGCACAAAGCACAACGACGAATATGGGGTAATCACACATACGCGCACCGGGCCACTCAAGTACTCAAAGCAGCTGGGATTGAATTCCCAAAAGACGCAGTCGATCCAAAGCCTGTCACGGTGATGGTTTCGACAAATCGTCCTTACCAGGTTGACCATGTGTTGCGCACGGTGGCCGATCAGGTCGGCGTTCCAGTGCAACTTGCAATGCTGACTCATAATTTCTCGATAAATGCAAGAGAATTCAAGTCAAAAGCAAGAGACTTGGGGTTGGAAAACGTAATACTCACAAGTGCCACGAATGACGTCACGCTGGGAGGCTGCCTCAATAGGCTCGTGCAGATGTCCGATGGTGAAATAATCGCGAAATTCGATGACGATGACTATTACGGAAAATACTACCTTTTGGATTCGAGCAATGCTCTACGATTTACCAATGCTGATCTGATCGGAAAACAGGCAGTTTACGTTTATCTAGCGGCACAAGATGCAATGGTGTTGCGAAGTTCGGAGCGGGAACATCGATGGACCACATTCCTTGCAGGGCCTACATTTGTCGGGCCTGCCTCCACCTACCGTGCAATACCTTTCCCCCAAGCAACTCGGGGTGAGGACTCCCAATTCCTTAAAGATCTAACGAATCGTGGCGGACGTGCGTACTCCTCGGATCGGTTCAATTTCATTCAACAACGGGGCAAGCAAGCACACACCTGGCAGGTTAATGACCTGGAAGTATTGGCGAATTCCCGCGTAGAGAGCTACGGCATCAATCGCCAACATTCATTCGTGTAG
- a CDS encoding DUF6270 domain-containing protein — protein sequence MDPSQPIAVTILGSCVSRDTLETMDREQYPILAYVSRQSLLTEGSDASGNLPKKYTTSSRFQLRNVRRDVEGKQLETIKDAGRPDVLLWDLVDERHGIFEFSDGSVVTRSIDVLDIPEFEDAIKQARHIPFGSDEHFERWAKAADAFVARLEAAGLKERVLVLSVNWAPFDVEGSPTPLSMGKSSGQANSQFRRYYDYLGQLGLSIFAVEDAVADPDHRWGLAPFHYTPEIYDRVHEAIDAFVAERRAGEQSVSDADPVEDSNAPN from the coding sequence ATGGACCCTTCGCAACCGATCGCCGTCACGATCCTCGGCAGCTGCGTGAGCCGAGACACGCTCGAGACGATGGATCGCGAGCAGTACCCGATTCTCGCGTACGTGTCGCGCCAGTCGCTGCTCACCGAGGGGTCGGATGCATCGGGCAACCTCCCGAAGAAATACACGACTTCCAGCCGGTTCCAATTGCGGAACGTCCGCCGCGACGTCGAGGGCAAACAGCTCGAGACGATCAAAGACGCCGGTCGGCCGGATGTGCTCCTCTGGGACCTCGTCGACGAACGACACGGAATTTTCGAGTTTTCGGATGGTTCGGTCGTGACCAGAAGCATCGACGTGCTTGACATTCCCGAGTTCGAGGATGCGATCAAGCAGGCTCGGCACATCCCGTTCGGGAGCGACGAGCATTTCGAGCGGTGGGCAAAGGCGGCGGATGCATTCGTGGCCAGACTTGAGGCAGCCGGCCTGAAGGAGCGCGTTCTCGTGCTCTCGGTGAACTGGGCGCCCTTCGACGTCGAGGGCTCGCCGACCCCGCTGTCGATGGGGAAAAGTTCCGGGCAGGCGAACTCGCAGTTTCGTCGGTACTACGACTACCTGGGGCAGCTCGGGCTCTCGATTTTTGCGGTCGAGGATGCGGTGGCCGACCCCGATCATCGCTGGGGGTTGGCGCCGTTCCACTACACTCCCGAGATATATGACCGGGTCCACGAGGCGATTGACGCCTTCGTTGCCGAGCGTCGCGCGGGCGAACAATCTGTGTCGGACGCGGATCCGGTCGAGGATTCGAACGCACCCAATTAG
- a CDS encoding LCP family protein, whose protein sequence is MSSAEAPRRRRLKTWQIILIVLLVLVLAAAGILWWNVQSKLNQVETIETAFPDETARPDVFDGENPPTNILMLGSDSRADTSESMMTDLGNRSDTIMVAHISGDKQSIQIMSIMRDSWVEIPGHGEMKINAALSLGGVPLLVETVEGLIDQRIDHVAMIDFNGFKGVTDALGGVSLNNPYAFSSDGYDFPAGPITLDGEQALVFVRERYSFEDGDYQRVQNQQIFLKAVMAQAMSGETLTNPGKLNDLLGAVTPYVATDSSLNGSAMFDMAQSLTSVRMRDITTFTMPTNGTGMIGDQSVVYVNWDEMEVLREKFKTDELKNYNPPARP, encoded by the coding sequence ATGAGTTCAGCAGAAGCGCCGCGCCGTCGACGGCTCAAGACCTGGCAGATCATCCTCATCGTCTTGTTGGTGCTGGTGCTCGCCGCCGCCGGAATCCTCTGGTGGAACGTGCAGTCCAAGCTGAACCAGGTCGAGACGATCGAGACCGCGTTCCCCGACGAGACCGCGCGTCCCGACGTCTTCGACGGCGAGAACCCACCGACGAACATCCTGATGCTCGGTTCCGACTCGCGCGCCGACACATCCGAATCGATGATGACCGACCTCGGCAACCGCTCCGACACCATCATGGTGGCCCACATCTCGGGCGACAAGCAGAGCATCCAGATCATGTCGATCATGCGTGACTCCTGGGTCGAGATTCCGGGCCACGGTGAGATGAAAATCAACGCGGCGCTCTCGCTCGGCGGTGTGCCGCTGCTGGTGGAGACCGTTGAAGGGTTGATTGACCAGCGCATCGACCACGTCGCGATGATCGACTTCAACGGATTCAAGGGCGTCACGGATGCGCTCGGTGGCGTGAGCCTCAACAACCCGTACGCCTTTAGTTCGGATGGCTACGACTTCCCCGCCGGCCCCATCACCCTCGACGGCGAACAGGCCCTCGTGTTTGTGCGCGAGCGCTATTCCTTTGAGGACGGCGACTATCAGCGCGTGCAGAACCAACAGATCTTCCTCAAGGCCGTGATGGCCCAGGCAATGTCGGGCGAGACGCTCACAAACCCCGGCAAGCTCAACGATCTCCTCGGTGCCGTCACGCCGTACGTGGCCACCGACTCGTCGCTGAACGGTAGCGCGATGTTCGACATGGCGCAGTCGCTCACCTCGGTGCGGATGCGCGACATCACGACGTTCACGATGCCCACCAACGGCACCGGGATGATCGGCGACCAGTCGGTCGTATACGTCAATTGGGACGAGATGGAAGTGCTGCGCGAGAAGTTCAAGACGGACGAGCTGAAGAACTACAACCCGCCGGCTCGGCCGTAG